In Dioscorea cayenensis subsp. rotundata cultivar TDr96_F1 chromosome 11, TDr96_F1_v2_PseudoChromosome.rev07_lg8_w22 25.fasta, whole genome shotgun sequence, a single genomic region encodes these proteins:
- the LOC120272399 gene encoding AT-hook motif nuclear-localized protein 26-like, whose product MEDNNNQVPLPLPFPFHDFHHLQQQFQSQLLHQAKGGTGTGTGEGDAYHEYEEGDSTRRARGRPTGSKNKPKPPIIISRDSANVLRTHVMEIAGGCDITDCISTFARHRQRGICILNGSGNVVNVTLRQPASPDAVVSLQGRFEILSLCGSFLPEPAPPAASGLAVYLAGGQGQVVGGSVVGALVAAGPVIIMAASFSNVAYERLPLEDDEPPAPEQQEMAPDPSSGLFGLAPNLVNNVQLPVDHAYGWANPTGPSHPGY is encoded by the coding sequence ATGGAGGACAATAATAATCAAGTTCCACTCCCACTTCCATTTCCTTTCCATGACTTTCACCACTTACAACAACAATTCCAATCCCAGTTACTACATCAAGCCAAGGGTGGAACTGGAACTGGAACTGGAGAAGGAGATGCATATCATGAATACGAAGAAGGTGATAGCACGCGCCGCGCACGTGGCCGGCCAACCGGATCCAAGAACAAACCGAAACCACCGATCATCATCTCCAGAGACAGCGCTAACGTGCTAAGAACTCATGTCATGGAGATCGCCGGCGGCTGTGACATCACTGATTGTATCTCTACCTTTGCTCGTCACCGTCAACGTGGCATTTGCATACTCAATGGCAGCGGTAACGTGGTTAACGTCACGTTGCGCCAGCCGGCTTCGCCGGACGCGGTTGTTAGTTTGCAAGGTCGGTTTGAGATCTTGTCACTCTGTGGGTCTTTCTTGCCGGAGCCGGCTCCGCCGGCGGCTTCTGGGTTGGCGGTTTACTTGGCCGGTGGGCAAGGGCAAGTGGTTGGTGGGAGTGTGGTTGGAGCTTTGGTTGCTGCTGGCCCTGTGATTATAATGGCGGCTTCGTTTAGTAACGTGGCTTATGAAAGGTTGCCTCTTGAGGATGATGAGCCGCCGGCGCCGGAGCAGCAGGAGATGGCGCCGGATCCTAGCTCCGGCCTCTTTGGCTTGGCTCCGAATCTAGTGAATAATGTTCAGTTGCCAGTTGATCATGCTTATGGCTGGGCTAATCCAACTGGTCCTTCACATCCAGGTTATTag